A window of Planctomycetota bacterium genomic DNA:
GCTCGAAGGTCCTGCACGAGGTGTGCGGGAAGGCAATCCTGGCGTACGTGCTGGACGCCTGCCGGGAGGCGGGCATCGAGGACTTGCTGGTGGTCGTCGGCCACGCACGGGACCAGGTGATGGAGGCCTTCGCCGACGCCAAGGACATCACATGGGTGGTGCAGGAGCCGCAGGAGGGCACGGCCCACGCGGTGATGGTGGCGCGGGAGGCTCTGGCGGGTTTCAAGGGCGACCTGGTGGTGCTGGTGGGCGACGCGCCGCTGGTGCGGGCGGAGACGATCCGGGCGCTGCTCGAGGCCCATCAGAAGGAAAAAGCCGACGTGACGCTGGTGACGGCGGTGCTGGAGGATCCGAAGTGGTTCGGCCGGATCGTCCGGGACCGCAAGGGAAATCTGCAGGGCATCGTCGAGGCGAAGGACGCGAGCGCGAAGGAGCAGGCGATTAAGGAGGTGAACCCTTCGTTCTACGCGTTCCGGTGGCCGGCGCTGGAGCGGGTCCTCGGGCGGATCACGAACAAGAACGCCAAGGGCGAGTATTACCTGACGGACGCGATCGGCCTGCTGACCAAGGGCGGGTCCAAAGCGGTGGCGGTGCCGGCCGCGGAGCCGGAGGAAGTCCAGGCCGTCAACAGCCGGGAGGACCTGGCGGTCGTGGCGGGGCTGGCGCGGCAGCGGATTCTCGGGCGGCTGATGGCCGAGGGCGTCACGATCGAGGACCCGGCGACGACGTACATTGATTGGGACGTCGCGGTGGGTGCGGAGACGCGAATCGGCCCATGCACGGTGGTTCACGGCCCGGCGCGGATCGGAAAGCGGTGCCGGGTGGGACCCCTGGCGCACCTTCGGCCGGGAACGGTGCTCGAGGACGGAGCCGAGGTGGGCGCGTTCGTCGAGACGAAGGCGCATCCGGTTCCGGCGGGCGAGACGTACGTGGGCGTTCCGGCGAAACCGCACCGGCGCAGGAGCGGGGAGAAACACTAATGGACCAACTGAAGGTATTCAGCGGCAGCGCGAACCGTCCTCTGGCCGAGGCCATCGCGAAGTACCTGAAGAAACCGCTGGGGAAGGCGACCTTTACGAGGTTCCCGGACGGCGAGTCCTTCGTCAAGATCAACGAGGACGTCCGAGGCCGGGACATCTTCGTCGTGCAGCCGACGTGCACGCCGCAGAACGACCACTTGATGGAACTCCTGCTGTTCATCGACGCGGCACACCGTTCGAGCGCGGAGCGGATCACGGCGGTGATGCCGTACTACGGGTACGCGCGTCAGGACCGGAAAGACGAGGGCCGGGTGCCGATCAGCGCGAAACTGGTGGCGAACCTTCTGGAGACGGCGGGAGCGGACCGGATCCTGGCGGTGGACCTGCACGCGTACCAGGTGCAGGGTTTCTTCGACATTCCGATGGATCACCTGCTGGCGGAGCCGGTCATCGCCCGGTACTATCGTGGGCTGAAATTGAAGAACCTGACGGTGGTTTCGCCGGACGTCGGGAACGTGAAGATGGCCCGGGTGTACGCGGACATGCTGGGCGGGGACCTGGCGATCATCGACAAGGAACGCCTGAGCGGTCGGGAAGTGCGTGCGGGCGCCCTGATCGGGAGCGTGGAGGGGCAAAACGTTCTGCTGGTGGATGACATGATCACGAGCGGATCGACGGCGTCGGAGGCGGCGAAATTGCTGAAGGCGCGGGGGGCGAGGGACATTTACCTGGCAGCGACGCATCCGGTGTTCTGCGAAGGATCGATGGCGCGTCTGGCGGAGGCGCCGATCCAGTCCATCACGGTGACCGACACGATTCCGCTGTGCGCCGAGGCGAGGAAGCTGAAGCGCATCAAGGTGCTGAGCGTGGCGGAACTGCTGGGGGAAGCGATCCGGCGGATCCACCTGCACGAGTCTGTCAGCGAACTGTTCGACATGGGAAACCAGACGAGCGCCCGGAAGGCGCGACGGAAAGGAGTCATCCGTGCCGGCCGCAACTGAAACGCTTCACGCCAAGAAACGGGAGGTCTCCGGGAGCCGGGCATGCCGGCGCCTGAGAGCCGAGGGGCTGGTCCCCGCCATTCTCTACGGGCGCAAGGAAGAGCCGGAGCCGCTTCAGGTCCCCTCCGAGGAACTGGAGGAAACCCTGCGGCGTCCCGGCCGGATCCTCGAGTTGCGCGTTGGGCGGAAGAAGGAGTCCGTGCTTGTGAAGGCCGTGCAATACGACGCGTTCGGGAGCGAGATCGTGCACGTGGATTTCGTGCGAGTGGCGATGGACGAGAAGGTGACGCTGGAGGTTCCCGTGGTGCTGAAGGGCGCGCCGAAACAGGAACACGCGGTGCTCCAGCAGGCGCTGGACTCGGTCGAGATCGAGTGCCTGCCGGCCGACATTCCGGAATCGTTCGTCACGCCGGTGGGGCACCTCCAGGTGGGCGAGATAGTGCGCGTCGCCCAACTCGAGGCGCCGAAGGGCGTCCGCATCCTGACGGATCCGGAGACGATCGTGGCAACGTTGACGTTGGCGATGAAGGAAGAGGCCGTGGCGGCGCCGGCGGAAGCGGAAGTGGCGGCGGTGGAACCGGAACTCATCGGCCGCGAAAAGAAGGAAGAGGAAGAGTTGTTGGAAGAGGAAGAGAAGAAGGAGAAGCGCCCGAAGAAGGAGGAGCCGGAGTAGCGGTTCGGGCGGCGTGAGAACGGCGGACATGAAGTTAATCGTGGGGCTTGGAAATCCGGGGGTGCGATACGCCGAGACGCGGCACAACGTGGGCTGGCGTGTCGCCGAGGAACTGGCCGGCCGGGCCGAGGCGGGACCCTGGAAGGAGAAGTTCGAGGCGCGGGTGACGGAGGCGCGCCGGGGCGGGGAGAAGGTGGTGCTCGCGCAACCGCTGACGTACATGAACCGTTCGGGGATCGCGGTGCGGCAGTTGATGGACTTCTGGAAAGTGGGGAGCGCAGACCTGCTGGTGGTGGTGGACGATCTGGCGCTGGAGTTGGGCCGTATCCGGCTGCGGTCGGAGGGTTCGGACGGAGGGCATAACGGGCTGGAGTCGGTGATCGCGCACCTGGGGAGCGAGGCGTTCGCCCGGCTACGGGTGGGAATCGGGCCCGGCCCGGTGGCCGAGGAGCAGGCGGATTTCGTGCTGGCGCCGTTTGCGGAAGCGGAGCGGCCGGTGATCGTCCAAGCGATTACGTGGGCGGCCGACGCGGCCGAATGCTGGACGACCGAAGGACTAGAGGCGGCCATGAACCGGTTCAATCCGGCCGGGCCGACCCCGGAAACAGGAGGCAGGTAAGAGGCAATGGCACAGACG
This region includes:
- a CDS encoding NTP transferase domain-containing protein, whose protein sequence is MQRPTKALILAAGTSTRMKSARSKVLHEVCGKAILAYVLDACREAGIEDLLVVVGHARDQVMEAFADAKDITWVVQEPQEGTAHAVMVAREALAGFKGDLVVLVGDAPLVRAETIRALLEAHQKEKADVTLVTAVLEDPKWFGRIVRDRKGNLQGIVEAKDASAKEQAIKEVNPSFYAFRWPALERVLGRITNKNAKGEYYLTDAIGLLTKGGSKAVAVPAAEPEEVQAVNSREDLAVVAGLARQRILGRLMAEGVTIEDPATTYIDWDVAVGAETRIGPCTVVHGPARIGKRCRVGPLAHLRPGTVLEDGAEVGAFVETKAHPVPAGETYVGVPAKPHRRRSGEKH
- a CDS encoding ribose-phosphate pyrophosphokinase; amino-acid sequence: MDQLKVFSGSANRPLAEAIAKYLKKPLGKATFTRFPDGESFVKINEDVRGRDIFVVQPTCTPQNDHLMELLLFIDAAHRSSAERITAVMPYYGYARQDRKDEGRVPISAKLVANLLETAGADRILAVDLHAYQVQGFFDIPMDHLLAEPVIARYYRGLKLKNLTVVSPDVGNVKMARVYADMLGGDLAIIDKERLSGREVRAGALIGSVEGQNVLLVDDMITSGSTASEAAKLLKARGARDIYLAATHPVFCEGSMARLAEAPIQSITVTDTIPLCAEARKLKRIKVLSVAELLGEAIRRIHLHESVSELFDMGNQTSARKARRKGVIRAGRN
- a CDS encoding 50S ribosomal protein L25; protein product: MPAATETLHAKKREVSGSRACRRLRAEGLVPAILYGRKEEPEPLQVPSEELEETLRRPGRILELRVGRKKESVLVKAVQYDAFGSEIVHVDFVRVAMDEKVTLEVPVVLKGAPKQEHAVLQQALDSVEIECLPADIPESFVTPVGHLQVGEIVRVAQLEAPKGVRILTDPETIVATLTLAMKEEAVAAPAEAEVAAVEPELIGREKKEEEELLEEEEKKEKRPKKEEPE
- the pth gene encoding aminoacyl-tRNA hydrolase, producing the protein MKLIVGLGNPGVRYAETRHNVGWRVAEELAGRAEAGPWKEKFEARVTEARRGGEKVVLAQPLTYMNRSGIAVRQLMDFWKVGSADLLVVVDDLALELGRIRLRSEGSDGGHNGLESVIAHLGSEAFARLRVGIGPGPVAEEQADFVLAPFAEAERPVIVQAITWAADAAECWTTEGLEAAMNRFNPAGPTPETGGR